A segment of the Spirochaetota bacterium genome:
TCCTCCTTAAAATTTATTATTATAATTAATAATTTTTTCATATACCATATAAATTGTGCATTTAATAACTTTACACAAAATATTTACATATTTTCAATATAAATCCCCACAGTGACATATACTGTCCCTGTTATTATTTTTTTGTGCAATAGCGCCTGTACGCTTCCTCAATAGCGGTAATCCACTGGGCGCGTATATCCGGTGGGCTTACAACTTCTGCGTATTTTCCATATCGCAATATCTTCCCTAAAAGCTCCTGTGGATGGTGCACTGGCAAAGTTAATTCTATATAGGTGCCATATTCATTATGTTTGCCTTCATGTACTATCTGGTCTT
Coding sequences within it:
- a CDS encoding WYL domain-containing protein; its protein translation is QEYISSNYGIYKGKTGLKVCIRFYEPVHNIVKKQIWHKDQIVHEGKHNEYGTYIELTLPVHHPQELLGKILRYGKYAEVVSPPDIRAQWITAIEEAYRRYCTKK